A window of the Vibrio fluvialis genome harbors these coding sequences:
- a CDS encoding sensor domain-containing diguanylate cyclase, which translates to MPFTDKSSFVRTTQSLILALVLGLLWMLSRRDFVTFHAVIELSTVFVSGLIALAGYKASAKSDARPLALLSSLYLCVAFVDLAHMMSYKGSLFAEGLGANPPTQFWVLARLVEAVGLAVVFICPFQCRYVQHYIKALVLVTLAGVCAIYPLEIFPQAFIEGQGLTPFKIYSEYAVISFVLLAAIGVWWRRESYPASQMKYLLISFALTMLAEFCFTQYASVYGDANAAGHLIRLASNYFLYRGIIADKNVARNTLYHANPLHLTIVVLACIIWLTIAISLRYIEHEGKQRDDLYLYKQRLQGLAITLDATLESKLRLTDSLEAFVMSRPNFTDEEFTTFANRVLEKTPYITSLQLAPKGIVTYVTDVDRNQKALGHNLLQDPKRKASVLKAISGRRTIVDGPLTLLQGGQALIARAPIYLPSEKGGPRNTFWGFSTVLIDMEALLKSAIITEFSKEFSLSVRAINPVGDVNTLVLGDIDTDANPVLQTEIQLSNSRWVLSMAGRKDAYSNHTSFILSSWYWIYLLLSTGVIAIGLYRILSHKLYVRKAVKAATQHLQQEVERRQEVAELERRLATQDDLTGMTNRRHFYELAHNHFDTAVAHQQPFTLYFMDLDGFKAINDTHGHAVGDQVLKVVAQRLKSTVRSSDIMARFGGDEFVAILPDTDDEHFHKSQQIIDAIGQPIVIHGQSLRIGISIGAAVYPKHGSSVESLLVEADNALYQAKRRGKNCLVVA; encoded by the coding sequence ATGCCATTCACTGACAAAAGCTCGTTTGTCAGGACGACACAATCTCTGATACTGGCTTTGGTTTTAGGCCTGTTATGGATGTTGTCGCGCCGAGACTTTGTCACTTTTCATGCAGTTATTGAACTCTCTACGGTATTTGTCTCCGGACTGATTGCTCTTGCTGGCTATAAAGCGTCGGCAAAAAGTGACGCGCGCCCGTTGGCGCTGCTCAGTTCACTCTATCTGTGCGTGGCGTTTGTCGACCTCGCGCATATGATGAGCTACAAAGGATCACTGTTTGCTGAAGGTCTGGGCGCGAACCCGCCGACGCAATTCTGGGTGCTGGCACGCTTGGTGGAAGCGGTCGGACTTGCTGTGGTGTTTATCTGTCCATTTCAGTGCCGTTACGTGCAGCACTACATCAAAGCCCTGGTGCTGGTCACGCTGGCTGGGGTGTGCGCGATTTATCCGCTGGAAATTTTCCCTCAGGCTTTTATTGAAGGTCAGGGACTGACGCCGTTTAAGATCTACAGCGAATATGCGGTGATCAGTTTTGTGTTACTGGCCGCCATAGGGGTGTGGTGGCGACGCGAAAGCTACCCGGCAAGTCAGATGAAGTATCTGCTGATTTCTTTTGCGCTGACAATGTTGGCCGAATTCTGCTTTACCCAATACGCGTCAGTGTACGGCGACGCCAATGCTGCCGGCCATTTGATTCGACTGGCGTCCAACTACTTTCTTTACCGCGGCATCATTGCCGACAAGAATGTTGCCCGCAACACGCTTTATCACGCTAACCCACTGCATCTTACTATCGTTGTGCTGGCTTGCATTATCTGGCTGACGATTGCGATCAGTCTTCGTTATATCGAACACGAAGGGAAGCAGCGTGACGATCTCTACCTCTACAAACAGCGTTTGCAAGGTCTGGCTATCACACTCGACGCGACACTGGAAAGCAAGTTGCGGCTGACAGACAGCCTCGAAGCGTTTGTGATGTCGCGCCCCAATTTTACTGACGAAGAGTTCACCACGTTCGCCAACCGTGTGTTAGAGAAAACGCCTTACATCACCAGCTTGCAACTCGCGCCGAAAGGGATTGTGACTTATGTAACCGATGTGGATCGCAACCAAAAAGCGCTTGGCCACAATCTGCTGCAAGATCCAAAACGCAAAGCGAGTGTCTTAAAAGCGATTTCTGGCAGACGCACCATCGTCGATGGCCCGTTAACTTTGCTGCAAGGCGGTCAGGCTCTGATTGCTCGCGCACCGATCTATCTGCCATCGGAAAAGGGGGGGCCGCGCAATACATTCTGGGGCTTTTCAACGGTGTTGATCGATATGGAAGCCTTGTTGAAATCGGCAATCATCACCGAATTCTCCAAAGAGTTTTCCTTATCGGTCCGCGCCATCAACCCGGTTGGCGATGTGAATACGCTGGTACTGGGGGATATCGATACCGATGCTAACCCGGTATTGCAAACCGAGATTCAGCTAAGCAACAGCCGCTGGGTGCTATCGATGGCTGGCCGCAAAGACGCGTACAGCAACCACACCAGCTTTATTTTGTCTTCTTGGTATTGGATTTATCTGTTGTTGTCGACAGGTGTGATAGCGATTGGTCTGTACCGCATACTGAGCCACAAGCTGTATGTCAGAAAAGCGGTCAAGGCGGCGACACAGCATTTGCAGCAAGAAGTGGAACGCCGCCAGGAAGTCGCGGAATTGGAACGTCGCCTCGCAACGCAGGATGATTTGACGGGTATGACCAACCGCCGACACTTCTATGAGTTGGCGCACAATCACTTCGATACAGCAGTCGCGCATCAGCAGCCGTTTACGCTCTATTTCATGGATCTTGATGGCTTTAAAGCGATCAACGATACCCATGGGCACGCCGTTGGCGATCAGGTGTTGAAGGTTGTTGCCCAGCGCCTGAAATCGACGGTTCGTTCCAGCGACATTATGGCCCGTTTTGGCGGCGATGAGTTTGTGGCGATTTTGCCCGATACCGACGACGAACATTTCCATAAATCGCAGCAGATCATCGATGCCATCGGCCAGCCTATTGTCATTCACGGTCAAAGCCTGCGGATCGGCATCAGTATCGGCGCCGCGGTGTATCCGAAACACGGTTCCAGTGTTGAGTCGCTGTTGGTGGAGGCAGACAATGCGCTCTATCAGGCCAAACGCCGGGGCAAAAACTGCCTCGTCGTCGCTTAA
- a CDS encoding monovalent cation:proton antiporter-2 (CPA2) family protein, which yields MTSYFIQAFIYLVAAVIAVPLAKRFGLGSVLGYLMAGVVIGPVVGLVGDETSTIQHFAEFGVVMMLFLVGLELEPKMLWAMRTRLLGLGGLQVGVTTLATMGMCLLFGLTWSVALTIGLIFCLSSTAIVLQTFNEKRLNRTEGGQNAFSVLLFQDIAVIPMLAFIPLLALPELIEQAQTAANAAAAHHDELTLIADLPGWAYGLVITAAIATVVVGGHYLSRPLFRFVASAGVREIFTATALMLVVGIATLMNVVGLSPALGTFLAGVVLANSEFRHELEANIEPLKGLLLGLFFITVGAGIKFDILFSHFFIIIGATLGVMLLKALVLYLLALIFRIKGSNRWLFTLSLAQAGEFGFVLLTFTQQRHVLPADLAQILSLVVALSMFLTPGLFILFDKVILPRFEQVTNERESDTIDEKGTVIIAGIGRFGQIVNRLLVANGVQTVVLDHQAVQVDNLRRIRTKAYFGDATRPDLLHTAGIEEASLLVVAIDNQESSVELVKYVKHTYPHVKVLARAFDRGHGYRLRQAGVDMAVSETYHSALEVGAAAMKTLGFHPFFVEHQKNIYKKVESTHSDGLYAAWNAETFGKERLDNNYIKLFIELEERLKAEMAFDRTDRRFDTERHWTPPPKETASDNMQK from the coding sequence ATGACCAGTTATTTTATTCAGGCCTTCATCTATCTTGTCGCTGCGGTGATCGCGGTGCCGCTTGCCAAGCGTTTTGGCCTCGGCTCAGTATTGGGCTACCTGATGGCAGGCGTGGTCATCGGTCCGGTCGTCGGACTGGTTGGCGATGAAACATCCACCATTCAGCATTTCGCCGAATTTGGCGTGGTGATGATGCTGTTTCTGGTCGGTCTGGAACTGGAACCGAAAATGCTGTGGGCGATGCGTACACGCCTGCTCGGTCTGGGTGGCTTGCAGGTCGGTGTCACCACGCTGGCGACCATGGGCATGTGTTTACTGTTTGGCCTCACCTGGTCTGTGGCGCTCACCATCGGTTTGATTTTCTGCCTATCTTCGACCGCGATTGTGCTGCAAACCTTTAACGAAAAGCGCCTCAACCGGACTGAAGGTGGTCAAAATGCGTTTTCGGTCCTGCTGTTTCAGGACATCGCCGTCATTCCGATGCTGGCTTTTATTCCGCTGTTGGCGTTGCCTGAGCTGATTGAGCAAGCGCAAACAGCGGCCAATGCCGCCGCCGCGCATCACGATGAACTGACGCTGATCGCCGACCTGCCGGGCTGGGCATACGGTCTGGTGATCACCGCAGCAATTGCCACCGTGGTGGTGGGCGGTCACTACCTCAGTCGCCCGCTGTTTCGCTTTGTAGCCAGCGCGGGCGTACGCGAAATCTTTACTGCTACGGCACTGATGCTGGTGGTCGGTATCGCAACGTTGATGAATGTGGTGGGCTTGTCTCCGGCACTGGGCACTTTCCTTGCCGGCGTTGTCCTCGCCAACAGTGAATTTCGCCACGAACTGGAAGCCAACATCGAACCGCTGAAAGGCTTGTTACTCGGGCTGTTTTTCATCACCGTGGGCGCTGGCATCAAATTCGACATTCTGTTCAGCCACTTCTTTATCATCATCGGCGCCACCCTCGGTGTCATGTTACTCAAAGCGTTGGTGCTCTATCTGTTGGCGCTGATCTTTCGTATCAAAGGCAGCAACCGCTGGCTGTTTACCCTCAGTCTGGCGCAGGCGGGCGAATTTGGTTTCGTACTGTTAACCTTCACTCAGCAACGTCATGTTCTGCCTGCCGATTTAGCGCAGATACTGTCTCTGGTGGTCGCGCTGTCGATGTTCCTCACTCCGGGGCTGTTCATACTGTTCGACAAAGTGATTCTGCCGCGGTTTGAGCAGGTGACCAACGAACGTGAAAGCGACACTATCGACGAAAAAGGCACCGTGATCATCGCAGGTATCGGCCGTTTCGGCCAAATTGTTAATCGTCTGCTGGTTGCCAATGGCGTTCAAACTGTGGTGCTCGACCATCAGGCGGTGCAGGTTGATAACCTTCGTCGTATCCGAACCAAAGCGTACTTCGGTGACGCGACCCGCCCAGACCTGCTGCATACCGCCGGCATTGAGGAAGCAAGCTTGCTGGTGGTGGCGATCGACAATCAGGAGAGCAGTGTTGAGCTGGTGAAATACGTCAAACACACCTACCCCCATGTCAAAGTGCTGGCTCGGGCGTTTGACCGTGGTCATGGCTATCGTCTGCGTCAGGCTGGGGTCGATATGGCGGTCTCGGAAACCTATCACTCTGCACTGGAAGTGGGGGCAGCGGCAATGAAGACTCTGGGCTTTCACCCCTTCTTCGTCGAACACCAGAAAAATATCTACAAGAAAGTGGAAAGCACGCACTCCGATGGCTTATACGCCGCCTGGAATGCGGAGACTTTCGGTAAGGAGCGGCTGGACAACAACTACATCAAGCTATTTATTGAACTGGAAGAGCGCCTGAAAGCTGAAATGGCGTTCGACCGCACTGATCGTCGTTTTGATACCGAACGTCACTGGACGCCACCGCCCAAAGAAACGGCTAGTGACAATATGCAAAAATAG
- a CDS encoding DoxX family protein, whose amino-acid sequence MKALLNGLDSLLDKDDLGKLILRVSFSVMFLLHGIHKIYGGTEFIQGLFVKHGLPAFFAYGVYLGEVVVPILIILGVLTRLSCIVWIGTSLVVIWLMHSDNLFTLNKVGAWAAEGIGVYLFVAIAIMLMGPGKYALETRNK is encoded by the coding sequence ATGAAAGCGCTACTAAACGGATTAGATTCATTGTTGGACAAAGATGACCTGGGCAAGCTGATTCTGCGAGTCAGTTTCAGCGTAATGTTCCTGCTGCACGGCATCCATAAAATCTACGGCGGTACAGAGTTCATTCAGGGCTTGTTTGTGAAGCATGGTTTACCTGCATTCTTTGCTTACGGTGTCTATCTGGGCGAAGTTGTCGTGCCTATTCTGATTATTCTCGGCGTGTTGACCCGCTTGTCCTGCATTGTGTGGATCGGCACCAGTTTGGTCGTGATTTGGCTGATGCATTCCGACAACCTGTTTACCCTGAATAAAGTGGGAGCATGGGCCGCTGAAGGTATTGGCGTGTATCTGTTTGTTGCCATCGCCATCATGCTGATGGGGCCTGGCAAATACGCGCTGGAAACACGCAATAAGTAA
- a CDS encoding cytochrome ubiquinol oxidase subunit I, which produces MFSLDAFMLARIQFAFTVSFHIIFPAITIGLATYLAVLEGLWLKRRNPDYKTLYHFWSKIFAVNFGMGVVSGLVMAYQFGTNWSGFSDFAGSITGPLLTYEVLTAFFLEAGFLGVMLFGWKRVGEQLHFFATCMVALGTIISTFWILASNSWMHTPQGYEIVDGRVVPVDWLAVIFNPSFPYRLLHMGVAAFLSTALFVAASAAWHLKRGNASSAVRKMFSMALWMLVVVTPIQILIGDLHGLNTLAHQPAKIAAMEGHWDNSDGEPTPLILFGMPNMETETTDYALEIPYLGSLILNHSLSKPIPALKEFAKADRPNATVVFWAFRIMVGLGMLMLLQGLWSVWLRRRGTLNQHRGFLRLCIWMGPSGLIAILAGWFTTEVGRQPWVVYGLQRTRDAVSAHGDLHMSISLIGFVLVYGAVFGFGYLYMIHQIKQGPDAAHLPEHEQPFLSGRI; this is translated from the coding sequence ATGTTCAGTCTCGACGCTTTCATGCTTGCTCGCATTCAATTCGCGTTTACTGTCTCGTTTCACATTATTTTTCCCGCTATTACGATTGGTCTGGCGACCTATCTGGCGGTGCTCGAAGGACTGTGGCTGAAACGCCGCAATCCCGATTACAAAACCCTTTACCATTTTTGGTCGAAAATCTTTGCGGTCAACTTTGGCATGGGTGTGGTGTCTGGTTTGGTGATGGCTTACCAATTCGGCACCAACTGGAGTGGTTTTTCAGACTTCGCTGGATCGATCACCGGCCCGTTACTGACGTACGAAGTGCTGACGGCATTTTTCCTCGAAGCCGGATTTCTCGGCGTGATGCTGTTTGGCTGGAAGCGGGTGGGGGAACAGTTGCATTTCTTTGCCACCTGCATGGTGGCGCTTGGCACCATCATTTCCACTTTCTGGATTCTGGCGTCCAACAGCTGGATGCACACGCCGCAAGGTTATGAGATTGTCGATGGCCGCGTGGTGCCAGTCGATTGGCTGGCAGTGATCTTCAACCCCTCTTTCCCATACCGCTTGCTGCACATGGGCGTGGCGGCGTTTCTCAGTACCGCCTTGTTTGTCGCAGCTTCGGCGGCGTGGCATTTAAAACGCGGCAATGCCAGCAGCGCGGTGCGCAAAATGTTTTCCATGGCGCTGTGGATGCTGGTGGTGGTGACGCCGATTCAGATCCTGATTGGCGACCTGCATGGCTTAAACACATTGGCACATCAGCCCGCGAAAATCGCTGCGATGGAAGGCCATTGGGATAACAGCGATGGCGAACCGACGCCGCTGATTTTATTCGGCATGCCGAATATGGAGACCGAGACCACCGATTACGCGCTGGAAATTCCTTATCTGGGCAGCCTGATCCTCAATCACAGCCTGAGTAAACCGATTCCGGCGCTGAAAGAATTTGCCAAAGCAGATCGACCGAATGCCACCGTGGTGTTCTGGGCGTTTCGCATCATGGTTGGGCTCGGCATGTTGATGTTACTGCAAGGGCTCTGGAGCGTGTGGCTGCGCCGGCGAGGCACACTCAATCAACATCGTGGCTTTCTGCGATTGTGTATTTGGATGGGGCCGAGCGGGTTAATTGCGATTCTGGCGGGGTGGTTTACCACCGAAGTGGGCCGTCAGCCATGGGTGGTGTATGGGCTGCAACGCACGCGAGATGCGGTGTCCGCCCATGGTGATTTGCACATGAGCATCAGTCTGATTGGGTTTGTGCTGGTGTATGGCGCGGTGTTTGGTTTTGGCTATCTGTACATGATTCACCAAATCAAACAGGGGCCGGATGCTGCGCATTTGCCTGAACACGAACAGCCGTTTTTGTCCGGTCGCATTTAA
- a CDS encoding DMT family transporter: MTSLVNRLKSSPKSTLWVTLCLLALPPLFWAGNFIVGRSVRGDIPPLTLSFDRWLIASLVLLPFTYKILRREWRLYWQYRTRIVIASITGVAAFNSLIYLGLQTTTASNALILNSFIPLLIMLFGSLFFKLTLSAKQWLGMSISFVGVLSIISRGEWSVLTSLSFNQGDMIVFLAMVSWAIYTLVIQRMPKEINRIGLMSVQMFLGLLVVLPFYLWEVHSGALPNWNNHTLLALAYVGIVPSVLAYLLYTAGVERLGPAKVGLSIHLIPVFGVLLSIALLGESLHLYQISGMALIFLGILLS; this comes from the coding sequence ATGACCAGTCTTGTGAACCGCCTTAAATCCAGCCCGAAAAGCACGTTGTGGGTAACGCTCTGTTTGCTTGCGCTGCCACCGCTCTTCTGGGCAGGTAACTTCATTGTCGGCCGCTCGGTGCGCGGCGATATTCCCCCGCTCACTCTGTCGTTTGATCGTTGGTTGATTGCCAGTCTGGTGCTGCTGCCGTTTACCTACAAAATCTTGCGCCGTGAATGGCGGCTTTACTGGCAATACCGCACGCGGATTGTCATCGCTTCCATTACCGGCGTCGCGGCGTTTAACTCGCTGATCTATCTTGGTTTGCAAACCACCACCGCCAGTAATGCGCTGATCCTGAACTCGTTCATTCCGCTGCTGATCATGCTGTTTGGCTCGCTGTTTTTTAAACTCACCCTCAGCGCCAAACAGTGGCTGGGGATGAGCATTTCGTTTGTCGGCGTGCTGAGCATTATTTCGCGCGGTGAGTGGTCAGTGCTCACCTCACTGAGCTTTAATCAGGGCGATATGATTGTGTTTCTGGCAATGGTCAGTTGGGCTATCTACACGCTGGTGATTCAGCGCATGCCGAAAGAAATCAACCGGATTGGTTTGATGTCGGTGCAGATGTTCCTTGGCTTGTTGGTGGTGTTGCCGTTTTACCTGTGGGAAGTGCACTCCGGCGCGTTGCCGAACTGGAACAATCACACGCTGCTCGCGCTGGCTTACGTGGGGATTGTGCCGTCAGTGCTGGCATATCTGCTCTACACTGCGGGCGTGGAACGTTTGGGGCCGGCTAAAGTCGGGTTATCCATTCACCTCATTCCGGTGTTTGGCGTGTTGCTCTCCATCGCGCTGCTCGGCGAGAGCTTGCATCTGTATCAAATCAGCGGCATGGCGCTGATCTTCCTCGGCATTCTGCTCAGCTAG
- a CDS encoding NAD(P)H-dependent oxidoreductase — translation MTSQRILILYAHPCQHKSEVNARLFKAARYARNVTLVDLYGEYPTFNIDVDKEQQRLLEHDVIIFQFPMYWYSTPSILKEWQDLVLEYGFAYGQDGTALHGKTLLCITSTGGKSESYQASGYNHYNVRELLRPIEQMAGMTGMHYLAPLVLFDARAACDDERLNAHIKRYMQVLQALGDDRIDIERAGELSTLNQYFRPMELRHSA, via the coding sequence ATGACCAGCCAACGTATTCTGATCCTCTACGCCCACCCTTGTCAGCACAAGAGTGAAGTCAACGCACGCCTGTTTAAAGCCGCCCGTTACGCACGCAACGTGACCCTTGTCGATCTCTATGGCGAATACCCGACGTTCAATATTGATGTCGACAAAGAACAGCAACGTCTGCTGGAACACGATGTGATCATTTTTCAGTTCCCGATGTACTGGTACTCCACTCCGTCGATTCTCAAAGAGTGGCAGGATCTGGTGTTGGAGTATGGTTTTGCCTATGGTCAGGACGGCACGGCTTTGCACGGTAAAACGCTGCTGTGTATCACGTCAACGGGCGGAAAATCCGAGAGTTATCAGGCCAGTGGCTATAATCACTATAATGTGCGTGAACTGCTGCGCCCTATTGAGCAGATGGCCGGCATGACCGGCATGCATTATCTTGCGCCGTTGGTGCTGTTTGATGCCCGCGCCGCATGCGACGACGAACGTCTCAACGCGCACATCAAACGGTACATGCAGGTTCTGCAGGCCTTAGGCGATGATCGCATCGATATCGAACGCGCCGGCGAACTGTCGACACTCAATCAATACTTCCGCCCTATGGAGCTGAGACACTCTGCATGA
- a CDS encoding GNAT family N-acetyltransferase, with protein sequence MVTIREMDISDYDAVIAIWSETEHLSLRDADSRDSIAAYLTRNPGCSFVAIKEDVIVGTVLAGTDGRRGYLQHLAVSSRLRGQGIGEQLVNATVDALAAQGINKTHLFVFNTNESAQGFYQKLGWFARDEVRMFSFNSSTNLNV encoded by the coding sequence GTGGTCACTATTCGAGAAATGGATATCTCAGATTACGATGCAGTCATCGCGATTTGGAGTGAAACTGAACATTTATCCCTGCGTGATGCCGATTCACGCGACAGCATTGCGGCTTACCTGACCCGAAATCCGGGTTGTAGCTTTGTTGCCATCAAGGAAGATGTGATTGTCGGTACTGTGCTGGCTGGCACCGATGGTCGCCGTGGTTATCTGCAACACCTGGCGGTCAGCAGTCGCTTGCGTGGCCAAGGGATTGGTGAACAACTGGTCAACGCAACAGTTGATGCTCTGGCGGCTCAGGGTATTAATAAAACTCACCTGTTTGTGTTTAACACCAATGAAAGCGCGCAAGGTTTTTATCAGAAATTAGGCTGGTTTGCGCGTGACGAAGTGCGCATGTTTTCGTTCAACAGCTCAACGAATCTCAATGTGTAA
- a CDS encoding DUF2474 domain-containing protein, producing MNRPQQASETPATWKQWLWLAGIWCVSVAALGIVATLFRALMTAAGLRA from the coding sequence TTGAACAGACCACAACAGGCGTCTGAGACGCCCGCGACATGGAAACAGTGGTTGTGGCTGGCGGGCATTTGGTGTGTCAGCGTGGCGGCGCTGGGCATTGTCGCGACGCTGTTTCGAGCCTTGATGACCGCAGCCGGTCTCAGGGCTTAA
- a CDS encoding aminotransferase-like domain-containing protein yields the protein MAKYEQLVEQIKHQIDAGIWQAGDKLPSLRKQSEHSGLSLMTVLHAYQVLESQGWIQSRQRSGYCVSPQSAPTSSNVPRAIESMEQIDINDFIFDVLQAGRNPHMVTFGHAYPDPSLYPRHQVNKSLMAAARSMPVSSALDNLPPGNDTLRSIIAKRYAARGINISPDEIVITAGALEALNLSLQAVTRPGDWVVVESPTFYGALQTLERLGLKALFIRTDPQHGIDLDSLERALQSHSVKACWLMSTLQNPLGFTLSAEKKQQLVQLLSRYQVALIEDDVYSELYAGKEAPLPAKAWDRSANVMHCSSFSKSLVAGFRIGWVAAGQHALRIQKLQLMSTLTTSVPIQLALANYLTTRNYEQHLRQLRRKLHERKKAMLDQLHQAFPPGVSITDSDGGYFIWVALPIGMDAMALYQRALQEKITIAPGKMFSPGEQFAHCFRLNSSFELTEQRQRAISRLGELIRQQMGKV from the coding sequence ATGGCGAAATACGAACAGTTGGTGGAGCAGATCAAGCACCAAATTGACGCAGGCATCTGGCAGGCGGGCGATAAGTTGCCGTCGCTGCGCAAGCAATCTGAGCACTCGGGTTTGAGCCTGATGACGGTACTGCATGCCTACCAAGTGCTCGAATCGCAAGGCTGGATTCAATCGCGCCAGCGCAGTGGTTACTGCGTGTCGCCACAATCGGCTCCGACAAGCAGCAACGTGCCGCGCGCCATCGAATCGATGGAGCAGATCGACATCAACGATTTTATCTTTGATGTACTGCAAGCGGGACGCAATCCGCACATGGTCACCTTCGGTCACGCCTATCCCGATCCCAGCCTTTATCCACGTCATCAGGTGAATAAATCGCTGATGGCAGCCGCGCGCAGCATGCCGGTGTCCAGCGCGCTCGATAACCTGCCGCCGGGTAACGATACGCTGCGCTCAATCATCGCCAAACGTTACGCCGCCCGCGGCATCAACATCTCACCGGATGAAATCGTGATCACCGCAGGCGCATTGGAGGCGCTCAACCTCAGTCTGCAAGCGGTGACGCGTCCCGGCGATTGGGTGGTGGTGGAATCGCCCACCTTTTACGGCGCGTTGCAAACCCTTGAACGCTTGGGGCTGAAAGCGCTCTTCATTCGCACCGATCCGCAGCACGGCATCGACCTCGACTCCCTTGAACGTGCGCTGCAATCGCATTCGGTTAAAGCGTGTTGGTTGATGAGCACGCTGCAAAATCCGCTCGGATTTACGCTCAGCGCCGAGAAAAAGCAGCAACTGGTGCAGCTACTCAGCCGCTATCAGGTGGCCTTGATTGAGGATGATGTCTACAGCGAACTTTACGCAGGTAAGGAAGCGCCGCTGCCCGCTAAAGCGTGGGATCGCAGCGCCAACGTGATGCACTGCTCGTCGTTTTCCAAATCCTTGGTCGCCGGTTTTCGCATCGGCTGGGTTGCCGCTGGTCAGCACGCCCTGAGAATTCAAAAACTGCAACTGATGAGCACCCTGACCACCAGTGTGCCGATCCAACTTGCGCTGGCGAACTACCTCACCACGCGCAATTACGAACAGCATTTGCGCCAACTGCGACGCAAACTTCACGAACGAAAAAAGGCGATGCTGGACCAGCTTCATCAGGCGTTTCCGCCCGGAGTGAGTATTACCGACTCCGATGGGGGGTATTTTATCTGGGTTGCACTGCCGATAGGCATGGATGCGATGGCGCTGTATCAGCGCGCGCTGCAAGAAAAGATCACCATCGCGCCGGGGAAAATGTTCAGCCCAGGCGAGCAGTTTGCCCACTGTTTTCGCCTCAACAGCTCGTTTGAACTGACCGAGCAACGCCAGCGGGCGATTTCTCGCTTAGGGGAATTGATTCGTCAGCAGATGGGCAAAGTTTAA
- the cydB gene encoding cytochrome d ubiquinol oxidase subunit II: MGFDLSIVWFGIIVFATLMYIVMDGFDLGIGILMPMVTRGEARDTMVNSVAPVWDGNETWLVLGGAALFGAFPLAYSVIIDALTIPLTLMLVALIFRGVAFEFRFKAWAHHRVFWDRAFMVGSIAATFCQGMVVGAVIQGIAVEHRHYAGGAFDWLTPFSLFCGLGLVVTYALLGATWLIMKTEGHLQQRFFGMAPRILTMQLAVMIAVSAWTALAQPSIATRWLSVPNVLWLSAVPLATGLLAWAAYRALARHADRLPFVATLGMVLLGFVGLGISLWPNIIPPSVTLWQAASPPQSQGFMLVGALFIIPFILMYTFWSYAVFGGKVKDGEAYH, from the coding sequence ATGGGATTTGATTTATCAATCGTGTGGTTTGGCATCATCGTGTTTGCCACGCTGATGTACATCGTCATGGATGGATTTGACTTGGGTATCGGCATTTTGATGCCCATGGTGACGCGCGGCGAAGCGCGCGACACCATGGTGAATTCGGTCGCGCCGGTGTGGGATGGCAACGAAACCTGGTTGGTGTTGGGCGGCGCGGCGCTGTTTGGTGCGTTTCCGCTCGCCTACAGCGTGATCATTGATGCGCTGACCATACCGCTCACGCTGATGCTGGTGGCGCTGATATTTCGCGGCGTGGCATTTGAGTTTCGCTTTAAAGCGTGGGCGCATCATCGCGTGTTTTGGGATCGCGCCTTTATGGTCGGCTCGATTGCCGCGACCTTCTGCCAAGGCATGGTGGTGGGCGCCGTGATTCAGGGCATTGCGGTTGAACATCGCCACTACGCGGGCGGCGCGTTTGATTGGCTGACGCCGTTCTCGCTGTTTTGTGGCTTAGGCTTGGTGGTGACGTATGCGCTGCTTGGCGCGACCTGGCTCATCATGAAAACCGAGGGCCATTTACAGCAGCGATTCTTTGGCATGGCGCCGCGTATTCTGACGATGCAATTGGCAGTGATGATCGCGGTGAGTGCGTGGACGGCGTTGGCGCAACCGAGTATTGCCACGCGCTGGTTGAGTGTGCCGAACGTGTTGTGGCTCTCTGCGGTGCCGCTGGCTACTGGTTTACTGGCTTGGGCGGCCTATCGCGCATTGGCGCGCCATGCGGATCGCCTGCCGTTTGTCGCTACGCTGGGCATGGTGCTGCTGGGCTTTGTTGGTTTGGGTATCAGCCTGTGGCCGAACATCATTCCGCCGTCGGTCACTTTGTGGCAGGCTGCGTCACCGCCGCAAAGCCAAGGCTTTATGCTGGTGGGCGCGCTGTTCATCATTCCCTTCATTTTGATGTACACCTTTTGGAGCTATGCCGTGTTCGGCGGCAAAGTGAAAGACGGGGAGGCGTACCATTGA